A window of the Natrinema salifodinae genome harbors these coding sequences:
- a CDS encoding 50S ribosomal protein L11 has protein sequence MAGTIEVLVPGGQADPGPPLGPELGPTPVDVQAVVQEINDQTEAFDGTEVPVTVDYEDDGSFEIDVGVPPTAELIKDEAGFDTGSGEPQEDFVADLSVDQVRQIAEQKHPDLLAYDVKNAAKEVVGTCASMGVTIEGNDAREFKERVDDGEYDDVLAEA, from the coding sequence ATGGCTGGAACCATCGAAGTGCTCGTTCCGGGTGGCCAGGCCGATCCCGGCCCGCCGCTCGGTCCCGAGCTCGGACCGACGCCCGTCGACGTGCAGGCGGTCGTCCAAGAGATCAACGATCAGACCGAGGCGTTCGACGGGACCGAAGTCCCCGTCACCGTCGACTACGAGGACGACGGCTCCTTCGAGATCGACGTCGGTGTCCCGCCGACGGCCGAACTCATCAAGGACGAGGCCGGCTTCGACACCGGCAGCGGCGAACCCCAGGAGGACTTCGTCGCGGACCTCTCCGTCGATCAGGTCAGACAGATCGCCGAGCAGAAACACCCCGACCTGCTCGCTTACGACGTGAAAAACGCCGCGAAGGAAGTCGTCGGCACCTGCGCCTCGATGGGCGTCACCATCGAGGGCAACGACGCCCGCGAGTTCAAGGAGCGCGTCGACGACGGCGAGTACGACGACGTCCTCGCTGAAGCGTAA
- a CDS encoding M20 family metallopeptidase, whose translation MDDERGAVGSVRTYLADNTRELLETTRRIVAADTRNPPGNTRELIERLTDEFESLGLDCERFAVDPMKPNVVATLPGASDFTLMYNGHVDTVPFDAAEWDYDPLGDVVGDRLYGRGTTDMKGAIGAMVQVARAYARTDTVPPVTLQFAFVSDEEVGGDVGLTARLKSDRLDPDACVIGEATGRRDVNSIAVGDRGYIWPSIEYEGRAAHGSRPMLGENAIDRLYEVVETCRRRLHGFDVPTEGIDDAILAESVEYYSHYLNENAAVDLFHSPTVNLGTLAGGDAVNTVPPSATAQLDIRVLPSVDPEAIVSRIRDCLDDRAAATLTNVRWTEGSYTDPESPIVRATTAVADDVLPTPVYRRFATGSGDAQVFREAGVPTVEFATGTGTAHAIDEYTTVDKLRQNAFAYARLPFELERELERRRDG comes from the coding sequence ATGGACGACGAGCGCGGCGCCGTCGGCTCCGTACGAACGTATCTGGCGGACAACACCCGCGAGCTACTCGAGACCACCAGGCGGATCGTCGCCGCGGACACCCGGAATCCGCCGGGCAACACGCGGGAACTGATCGAGCGGCTCACCGACGAGTTCGAATCGCTCGGCCTCGACTGCGAGCGGTTTGCCGTCGATCCGATGAAACCGAACGTCGTCGCGACGCTGCCGGGCGCCAGCGACTTCACGCTCATGTACAACGGCCACGTCGATACGGTCCCGTTCGACGCCGCGGAGTGGGACTACGATCCGCTTGGCGACGTCGTCGGCGACCGGCTGTATGGCAGGGGCACGACGGACATGAAAGGGGCCATCGGCGCGATGGTCCAGGTCGCTCGCGCGTACGCTCGCACCGACACCGTGCCGCCGGTGACGCTGCAGTTCGCCTTCGTAAGCGACGAGGAAGTCGGCGGCGACGTGGGACTGACCGCGCGGTTAAAGAGCGACCGACTGGACCCCGACGCCTGCGTCATCGGCGAGGCGACCGGCCGGCGCGACGTCAACTCGATCGCGGTCGGCGACCGGGGGTACATCTGGCCCTCGATCGAGTACGAGGGCCGCGCCGCCCACGGGTCGCGGCCGATGCTCGGCGAGAACGCGATCGATCGCCTCTACGAGGTCGTCGAGACGTGCCGACGCCGGCTTCACGGGTTCGACGTCCCAACCGAGGGGATCGACGACGCGATCCTCGCCGAGAGCGTCGAGTACTACTCGCACTATCTCAACGAGAACGCGGCGGTGGACCTGTTTCACTCGCCGACCGTCAACCTCGGGACATTAGCCGGCGGTGACGCCGTCAATACCGTTCCCCCGAGCGCCACGGCGCAACTCGACATCCGCGTGTTGCCGTCGGTCGATCCCGAGGCGATCGTCTCGCGGATCCGCGACTGTCTCGACGATCGGGCCGCCGCGACGCTCACGAACGTCAGGTGGACCGAGGGGTCGTACACGGACCCCGAGTCGCCGATCGTCCGCGCGACGACCGCGGTCGCCGACGACGTCCTCCCGACGCCGGTCTACCGCCGGTTCGCAACGGGCAGCGGCGACGCCCAGGTGTTCCGGGAGGCCGGCGTTCCGACCGTCGAGTTCGCGACCGGCACTGGAACGGCTCACGCGATCGACGAGTACACGACCGTCGACAAACTCCGCCAGAACGCGTTCGCGTACGCGCGGCTGCCGTTCGAACTCGAACGCGAACTCGAGCGGCGACGCGACGGCTGA
- a CDS encoding rubrerythrin-like domain-containing protein: protein MADDDRREYECVQCGRRETVSGALVSTCRQCGGEMRNVELVRD, encoded by the coding sequence ATGGCAGACGACGACCGTCGCGAGTACGAGTGCGTCCAGTGTGGCCGGCGGGAGACGGTCAGCGGCGCGCTCGTCAGTACCTGCCGGCAGTGCGGGGGCGAGATGCGAAACGTCGAGTTGGTTCGGGACTAG
- a CDS encoding HEWD family protein, with protein sequence MSAQVRKPTARVCEECDRAEAWDDDLEAWQIAREDGEKRVGNPHCIHEWDINGTFNPVDGPDS encoded by the coding sequence ATGAGCGCACAGGTACGAAAACCGACCGCGAGAGTTTGCGAGGAGTGCGACCGAGCGGAAGCGTGGGACGACGACCTCGAGGCCTGGCAGATCGCCCGCGAGGACGGCGAAAAGCGAGTCGGCAACCCGCACTGCATCCACGAGTGGGACATCAACGGCACGTTCAATCCGGTCGACGGCCCCGATAGCTGA
- the cutA gene encoding divalent-cation tolerance protein CutA: MPTVYITAPPEAADELADRLVEERLAACVNRLATTSTYRWDGEIHHDDEEVLLAKTTDEAYDDLVTRVREVHPYDVPCIERFDESDVLDSFAEWRAESVE, translated from the coding sequence ATGCCGACCGTCTACATTACGGCTCCGCCCGAAGCGGCCGACGAGCTCGCTGACCGCTTGGTCGAGGAGCGACTCGCCGCCTGCGTCAACCGGCTCGCGACGACCTCGACCTACCGCTGGGACGGCGAGATCCACCACGACGACGAGGAGGTCCTGCTCGCGAAGACCACCGACGAGGCGTACGACGACCTCGTCACACGCGTGCGAGAGGTCCATCCCTACGACGTTCCCTGTATCGAGCGCTTCGACGAGAGCGACGTCCTCGACTCGTTCGCCGAGTGGCGAGCGGAAAGCGTCGAGTGA
- a CDS encoding MFS transporter: MTVRRAAGRFAGYDALVLTAAIWFLAKFLRYAFPPLFDAFEASYGVSDAVLGTAFSGLMLVYAAMQFPSGVLADRLGSVTVITAGVLVATAASLALVVDSSFLVLVGAMLVLGAGTGVHKTVAVRLLARAYPSRTGRALGVLDTFGAFSGVVAPPAVVAVASLSLGPVASWRLLFLVAGLVGLALAVTFRVRVPERVSDDSVGEEATANERDTDVAQYAALFRDWRFSAFALVTVLFSFTYNGLVAFAPRYLTTEAGLTTATASLLYSALFLASLVQLVTGNLSDRVGRLPLIVTTLGLASVGLVAFVSLTGTGNPILLGGLLVTVGIGAHGFRPVRGAYLMAAIPDDVAGGGLGVVRTLLMAAGAIAPAIVGALSETVGFRAAFWLLATTIAGASLLGCMLWLLDRD, from the coding sequence ATGACGGTTCGACGAGCGGCCGGGCGATTCGCGGGATACGACGCGCTCGTCCTGACGGCCGCGATCTGGTTTCTGGCGAAGTTCCTTCGCTACGCCTTTCCGCCGCTGTTCGACGCGTTCGAGGCGAGCTACGGGGTCTCGGACGCCGTCCTCGGGACCGCCTTCTCCGGGCTCATGCTCGTCTACGCGGCCATGCAGTTCCCCTCGGGCGTGCTCGCGGACCGGCTCGGATCCGTGACGGTCATCACCGCGGGCGTGCTCGTCGCGACCGCCGCCTCGCTCGCGCTGGTGGTCGACTCGTCCTTTCTCGTCCTCGTCGGCGCGATGCTCGTGTTGGGCGCCGGCACCGGCGTGCACAAGACCGTCGCCGTTCGACTCCTCGCCCGCGCGTATCCCTCGCGAACGGGGCGCGCGCTCGGCGTTCTGGACACGTTCGGCGCCTTCAGCGGCGTCGTCGCGCCTCCCGCCGTCGTCGCCGTCGCCTCGCTGTCCCTCGGGCCGGTCGCGAGCTGGCGGCTGCTCTTTCTGGTCGCCGGCCTGGTCGGCCTGGCGCTCGCAGTGACGTTTCGAGTCCGGGTCCCCGAGCGGGTGTCCGACGATTCCGTCGGCGAGGAGGCGACCGCGAACGAGCGGGACACCGATGTCGCGCAGTACGCCGCGCTCTTCCGCGACTGGCGGTTCTCGGCGTTCGCCCTCGTGACGGTGCTGTTCTCGTTTACCTACAACGGACTGGTTGCGTTCGCGCCGCGATACCTCACGACCGAAGCCGGGCTTACCACGGCGACCGCGAGCCTGCTCTACAGCGCGCTCTTCCTCGCGAGCCTGGTGCAACTGGTAACCGGGAACCTGAGCGATCGGGTGGGGCGGCTGCCGCTGATCGTCACTACCCTCGGGCTCGCGTCGGTTGGCCTGGTCGCGTTCGTCTCGCTGACCGGAACGGGTAATCCGATCCTGCTGGGCGGGCTCCTCGTCACGGTCGGCATCGGAGCGCACGGGTTCCGGCCAGTTAGGGGCGCGTACCTGATGGCGGCCATTCCGGACGACGTCGCCGGCGGCGGCCTGGGCGTCGTGCGGACGCTGTTGATGGCCGCCGGCGCGATCGCGCCGGCGATCGTCGGCGCGCTCTCGGAGACCGTCGGCTTCAGGGCCGCGTTCTGGCTCCTGGCGACGACGATTGCCGGGGCGTCGCTGCTCGGATGCATGCTCTGGCTGCTCGACCGTGATTAG
- a CDS encoding class I SAM-dependent methyltransferase — protein sequence MGYHTYPVERADALEDPGRYRYCSREELLTMLDPTDDDRVADLGSGTGFYADDVAPFVDTLYAVDVQQAMHDRYREKGTPDAVEFITAEVSSLPFDDDHLDGAYSTMTHHEYAAPVNGTDADADAGDGALAELARVLRPGARLVTVDWSADGSGESGPPLAERYDLDEATAQLEAAGFEIETASDRPETIAIVATR from the coding sequence ATGGGCTATCACACGTACCCGGTCGAGCGAGCGGACGCCCTCGAGGATCCCGGTCGCTACCGGTACTGTTCCCGCGAGGAACTGCTCACGATGCTCGATCCCACGGACGACGATCGCGTGGCCGATCTCGGCTCCGGCACGGGGTTCTACGCTGACGACGTCGCGCCGTTCGTCGACACGCTCTACGCCGTCGACGTCCAGCAGGCGATGCACGACCGCTATCGCGAGAAGGGCACCCCCGACGCCGTCGAGTTCATCACGGCCGAAGTCTCGTCGCTCCCCTTCGACGACGATCACCTCGACGGCGCCTACTCGACGATGACCCATCACGAGTACGCGGCACCGGTGAACGGGACTGACGCTGACGCCGATGCTGGCGACGGCGCGCTCGCCGAACTCGCGCGAGTGCTCCGGCCCGGCGCTCGCCTGGTCACGGTCGACTGGTCGGCCGACGGCAGCGGGGAGTCCGGCCCGCCGCTGGCGGAACGGTACGATCTCGACGAGGCGACAGCCCAACTGGAGGCCGCCGGATTCGAGATCGAGACCGCCAGCGACCGACCGGAGACGATCGCGATCGTCGCGACCCGATGA
- a CDS encoding disk-shape morphogenesis protein volactin — protein MHYGLDIGPEAVRAATDADDDPAIESLPPVVAPVDDAALDAADLSGEGRTVNGDGTTYAVGADARAVAEVSDEETASLFENGILHEDTTAYAAPALDALIDDIVDDATAERLCYTTPGALVDAAVPTDAHREAVESVLADRGIDATPISTGFAVVYDQLADDNYTGLGIRLGAQTSSVALAYYGVPAMAVSIAKGRDWVIERAAGDTGYAPEQVAGVLDDFVLDPDAAAGGVESALAQAYDDLVAELIDAIRTAADESDVQQGLAVPIAIAGAGAIEGVEYLVGGRFDAAALPFSVRGVRLAADPAESAARGALAAARDDVDAYEEVIWSESGSESAFDSDGGGSAGDRNQAAAANAAAGLERTELSFDDATAEAAADRADDAIDQLFDRLANRDEEIEAVREDLEQLFDDLEYVEERTAAAESVDALDDRLESVADDLADLEAESETHASDEAVDALDDDVEALSDAFAELEADVDNLDDALEAIETTAADERAAIDERVAGLATDLDAVTERADAVDERLDAVRTALDEFEATAATEAALEEVDETVAGLIGECEALEADIERIEPRVDGLAGRLEELNTRIDGVSGRLEERSERTDARFEDVEEALDEEIRAVGDDVAAVDDAVTAVRETVDDRAAALESRLDTLRDGLDDLDAATADGERVETLADDLGALESALEGLEETAADEQRLDSVADDQATIETTLGDLDDAVAELSDRLDGLADRAADAATVDALASDLEAVDGDVAALESELEALDDAFDQRLDETVADIESRIDEGTDALEAEVAALETTIERLEDKTVDTDEFATVRESLEDTREGVDAVDSEVDDVAMDVAAVADRVDGVETDLADRIDDVRTAIDDQVGEVRTDVDERINGVRTDLDEEVGDVRTDVDARIDDVRTALDDAAAELEAEIERETDSLADSLTDLADRVDDTERRVDDQADRVDETAGTLAAVETTVEDVSSDLEALADRVDDLDDAASTETVAAIEDDVAAVNDRLESLRAAHDDLVGTVESVPDESTVESLDDRLAAVSERLSDVEGQLETVDERFGGDEEWVAEIDALRTELEAVRADATTASALPSAAVAGGGGAGIVAGGVTALAGEAMIGAGAAVAGLVLLAVAVSLAE, from the coding sequence ATGCACTACGGTCTCGACATCGGACCGGAAGCGGTTCGGGCCGCCACCGACGCGGACGACGACCCGGCGATCGAGTCGCTCCCGCCAGTCGTGGCACCGGTCGACGACGCCGCGCTCGACGCGGCGGACCTCTCGGGGGAGGGACGAACCGTCAACGGGGATGGAACGACGTACGCGGTCGGCGCGGACGCGAGAGCGGTCGCCGAGGTGAGCGACGAGGAGACGGCGTCGCTGTTCGAAAACGGCATCCTCCACGAGGACACGACGGCGTACGCCGCGCCGGCACTGGACGCGCTCATCGACGATATCGTCGACGATGCGACCGCCGAACGACTCTGCTACACGACGCCAGGCGCGCTCGTCGACGCGGCGGTGCCGACCGACGCGCACCGCGAGGCCGTCGAATCGGTCCTGGCCGACCGCGGGATCGACGCGACGCCGATTAGCACCGGCTTCGCCGTCGTCTACGACCAACTCGCCGACGATAACTACACCGGGCTCGGGATCCGCCTCGGCGCGCAGACGAGCAGCGTCGCGCTCGCGTACTACGGCGTCCCGGCGATGGCCGTCTCGATCGCGAAGGGCCGCGATTGGGTCATCGAGCGCGCGGCCGGGGACACCGGTTACGCGCCCGAGCAGGTCGCCGGCGTGCTCGATGACTTCGTGCTCGATCCCGACGCGGCGGCAGGCGGCGTCGAGAGCGCGCTTGCACAGGCCTACGACGACCTGGTAGCCGAACTGATCGACGCGATCCGGACGGCGGCCGACGAGAGCGACGTCCAGCAGGGCCTGGCGGTCCCGATCGCGATCGCAGGCGCAGGTGCGATCGAGGGCGTCGAGTATCTGGTCGGCGGGCGGTTCGACGCCGCGGCCCTGCCGTTCTCGGTCCGGGGCGTGCGGCTCGCGGCCGATCCCGCCGAGAGCGCGGCCAGGGGTGCGCTCGCCGCGGCGCGGGACGACGTCGACGCCTACGAGGAGGTCATCTGGTCCGAGTCCGGCTCCGAGTCCGCGTTCGACTCCGACGGCGGCGGCAGCGCCGGCGATCGGAACCAGGCCGCGGCTGCCAATGCAGCCGCCGGGCTCGAGCGGACCGAACTCTCGTTCGACGACGCGACGGCCGAGGCGGCGGCCGATCGCGCCGACGACGCCATCGACCAGCTGTTCGACCGGCTCGCGAACCGCGACGAGGAGATCGAGGCCGTCCGCGAGGACCTCGAGCAGCTGTTCGACGACCTCGAGTACGTCGAGGAGCGGACGGCCGCGGCCGAATCCGTCGACGCACTCGACGATCGCCTCGAGTCGGTCGCGGACGACCTGGCCGACCTCGAAGCCGAGAGCGAGACCCACGCGAGCGACGAGGCGGTCGACGCGCTCGACGATGACGTCGAGGCCCTTTCGGACGCGTTCGCGGAACTCGAGGCCGACGTCGACAACCTCGACGACGCACTCGAAGCGATCGAGACCACCGCGGCCGACGAACGAGCCGCCATCGACGAGCGCGTCGCCGGCCTGGCGACCGATCTCGACGCCGTCACCGAACGAGCGGACGCGGTCGACGAGCGGCTCGACGCCGTTCGAACCGCCCTCGACGAGTTCGAGGCGACCGCCGCGACCGAAGCGGCACTCGAGGAGGTGGACGAAACCGTCGCGGGCCTGATCGGCGAATGCGAGGCCCTCGAGGCGGACATCGAGCGGATCGAACCGCGCGTCGACGGGCTCGCCGGTCGGTTGGAAGAACTGAACACCCGGATCGACGGCGTCTCGGGCCGGCTCGAGGAGCGATCCGAACGGACCGACGCGCGGTTCGAGGACGTCGAGGAAGCGCTCGACGAGGAGATCCGCGCCGTCGGCGACGACGTCGCGGCCGTCGACGACGCCGTCACGGCGGTCCGCGAGACGGTCGACGACCGCGCCGCGGCGCTCGAGTCCCGCCTCGACACCCTTCGGGACGGACTCGACGACCTCGACGCCGCGACGGCCGACGGTGAGCGCGTCGAGACGCTGGCGGACGACCTCGGAGCGCTCGAATCGGCGCTCGAGGGGCTCGAGGAAACGGCAGCGGACGAGCAGCGCCTCGATTCCGTCGCGGACGACCAGGCGACCATCGAAACGACGCTCGGCGACCTCGACGACGCGGTCGCCGAACTGTCGGACCGGTTGGACGGCCTCGCGGACCGCGCGGCAGACGCCGCAACGGTCGACGCGCTCGCGAGCGATCTCGAGGCGGTCGACGGCGACGTGGCCGCGCTCGAATCGGAATTGGAGGCGCTCGACGATGCGTTCGACCAGCGACTCGACGAAACGGTCGCCGATATCGAATCCCGGATCGACGAGGGGACGGACGCGCTCGAGGCGGAGGTCGCCGCGCTCGAGACGACGATCGAACGGCTCGAGGACAAGACGGTCGACACCGACGAGTTCGCAACGGTGCGCGAATCGCTCGAGGACACCCGCGAGGGGGTCGATGCGGTGGATTCGGAGGTCGACGACGTCGCGATGGACGTCGCGGCCGTCGCGGACCGGGTGGACGGCGTCGAGACCGACCTCGCGGACCGGATCGACGACGTTCGCACGGCGATCGACGACCAGGTCGGCGAGGTTCGGACCGACGTCGACGAGCGGATCAACGGCGTCCGAACGGACCTCGACGAGGAAGTCGGCGACGTTCGGACGGATGTCGACGCCCGAATCGATGACGTCCGGACGGCACTCGACGACGCTGCCGCGGAACTCGAGGCCGAGATCGAGCGCGAAACCGACTCGCTCGCCGACTCCCTTACCGATCTGGCCGATCGCGTCGACGACACCGAGCGACGAGTGGACGACCAGGCCGACCGCGTCGACGAGACCGCGGGAACGCTCGCGGCTGTCGAAACCACGGTCGAAGACGTCAGCAGCGACCTCGAGGCGCTCGCGGACCGGGTCGACGACCTCGACGACGCGGCGAGTACCGAGACCGTCGCCGCGATCGAGGACGACGTCGCGGCCGTCAACGATCGCCTCGAGTCGCTTCGCGCAGCCCACGACGATTTGGTCGGGACCGTCGAGTCGGTCCCCGACGAATCGACCGTCGAGTCGCTCGACGATCGCCTTGCGGCGGTCAGCGAGCGGCTCTCGGACGTCGAAGGTCAGCTCGAAACGGTCGATGAGCGGTTCGGCGGGGACGAGGAATGGGTCGCGGAAATCGACGCGCTCCGGACCGAACTCGAAGCCGTTCGCGCCGACGCGACGACCGCATCCGCCCTCCCGTCCGCGGCCGTCGCCGGCGGCGGCGGTGCGGGTATCGTCGCCGGCGGCGTCACCGCGCTGGCCGGCGAGGCGATGATCGGCGCCGGCGCGGCCGTCGCCGGCCTGGTCCTGCTCGCCGTCGCGGTGTCGCTCGCCGAGTAG